The following are encoded together in the Citrobacter arsenatis genome:
- a CDS encoding Tex family protein, which yields MMNDSFCRIIAGEIQARAEQVEAAVRLLDEGNTVPFIARYRKEITGGLDDTQLRNLETRLGYLRELEDRRQAILKSIGEQGKLTDDLANAINGTLSKTELEDLYLPYKPKRRTRGQIAIEAGLEPLADLLWNEPSHDPETEAAKYLNAENGVADTKAALDGARYILMERFAEDAALLAKVRDYLWKNAHLVATVVSGKEEEGAKFRDYFDHHEPISTVPSHRALAMFRGRNEGVLQLSLNADPQFDEPPKESHGEQIIQDHLGLRLNNAPADSWRKGVVSWTWRIKVLMHLETELMGTVRERAEDEAINVFARNLHDLLMAAPAGLRATMGLDPGLRTGVKVAVVDGTGKLVATDTIYPHTGQAAKAAVAVAALCEKYNVELVAIGNGTASRETERFFLDVQKQFPQVTAQKVIVSEAGASVYSASELAALEFPDLDVSLRGAVSIARRLQDPLAELVKIDPKSIGVGQYQHDVSQTQLARKLDAVVEDCVNAVGVDLNTASVPLLTRVAGLTRMMAQNIVAWRDENGQFQNRQQLLKVSRLGPKAFEQCAGFLRINHGDNPLDASTVHPEAYPIVERILAATEQSLRDLMGNSDELRNLKAADFTDERFGVPTVTDIIKELEKPGRDPRPEFKTAQFADGVETMNDLLPGMILEGAVTNVTNFGAFVDIGVHQDGLVHISSLSNKFVEDPHTVVKAGDIVKVKVLEVDLQRKRIALTMRLDEQPGETNARRGGGNNDRTQGNRPAPKAAKPRGRDAQPAGNSAMMDALAAAMGKKR from the coding sequence ATGATGAATGATTCTTTCTGCCGCATTATCGCAGGTGAAATTCAGGCTCGTGCTGAACAGGTAGAAGCTGCCGTTCGCCTGCTTGACGAAGGGAACACCGTGCCGTTTATCGCACGTTATCGTAAGGAAATCACCGGCGGTCTGGACGATACGCAACTGCGTAATCTGGAGACCCGTCTGGGATATCTGCGTGAACTGGAAGACCGCCGTCAGGCCATCCTGAAATCTATCGGTGAGCAAGGCAAACTGACCGACGATCTGGCTAACGCGATCAACGGCACGTTAAGTAAGACCGAACTCGAAGATCTCTATCTGCCGTACAAACCTAAGCGCCGCACCCGCGGGCAGATCGCTATTGAGGCCGGGCTGGAACCGCTGGCAGACCTGTTGTGGAACGAACCGTCCCACGACCCGGAAACAGAAGCCGCTAAATATCTCAACGCCGAAAACGGTGTGGCGGATACCAAAGCCGCCCTCGACGGCGCACGCTACATTCTGATGGAGCGCTTTGCCGAGGACGCTGCGCTGCTGGCGAAAGTGCGTGATTACCTGTGGAAAAACGCCCACCTGGTCGCCACCGTGGTAAGCGGTAAAGAAGAGGAAGGCGCTAAGTTCCGCGACTACTTCGACCATCACGAACCGATTTCAACCGTGCCATCCCACCGTGCGCTGGCCATGTTCCGTGGTCGTAACGAAGGCGTACTGCAACTTTCTCTGAATGCCGATCCGCAATTCGATGAGCCGCCAAAAGAGAGCCACGGCGAGCAGATTATCCAGGATCACCTGGGACTGCGCCTGAACAACGCACCTGCCGACAGCTGGCGTAAAGGCGTTGTTAGCTGGACGTGGCGCATCAAAGTGCTGATGCACCTTGAAACCGAGCTGATGGGTACCGTGCGCGAACGTGCGGAAGATGAAGCAATCAACGTCTTTGCCCGTAACCTGCATGATCTGCTGATGGCTGCCCCAGCCGGGCTGCGCGCCACCATGGGTCTCGATCCGGGTCTGCGTACCGGGGTAAAAGTGGCGGTGGTTGACGGTACCGGCAAGCTGGTCGCAACCGACACCATTTATCCGCATACTGGCCAGGCCGCCAAAGCTGCCGTTGCCGTTGCGGCATTATGTGAAAAATACAACGTTGAGCTGGTGGCGATTGGTAACGGTACGGCGTCGCGCGAAACCGAGCGTTTCTTCCTCGACGTGCAGAAGCAGTTCCCACAAGTCACCGCACAGAAAGTAATCGTTAGTGAAGCTGGGGCATCGGTTTACTCCGCTTCCGAGCTGGCGGCGCTGGAGTTCCCGGACCTCGACGTTTCGCTGCGCGGTGCGGTGTCTATCGCCCGTCGTCTGCAGGACCCGCTGGCTGAGCTGGTGAAAATCGATCCGAAATCTATCGGCGTGGGCCAGTATCAGCACGACGTTAGCCAGACGCAACTGGCGCGTAAGCTGGATGCGGTAGTGGAAGACTGTGTGAACGCCGTCGGCGTCGATCTGAATACCGCCTCCGTACCGCTGCTGACACGCGTGGCCGGTCTGACGCGCATGATGGCGCAAAACATTGTCGCCTGGCGCGACGAGAACGGTCAGTTCCAGAACCGTCAGCAACTGCTAAAAGTTAGCCGTCTGGGGCCTAAAGCCTTTGAACAGTGCGCGGGCTTCCTGCGAATCAACCACGGCGATAACCCGCTGGATGCCTCTACCGTTCACCCGGAAGCTTATCCAATTGTGGAACGCATTCTGGCCGCCACCGAGCAATCGCTGCGCGATCTGATGGGCAACAGTGACGAACTGCGTAATCTGAAAGCCGCCGATTTTACCGACGAACGCTTCGGGGTACCGACCGTCACCGACATCATCAAAGAGCTGGAAAAACCGGGCCGCGACCCGCGTCCTGAATTTAAAACCGCGCAGTTTGCTGATGGCGTAGAAACCATGAACGATCTGCTGCCGGGAATGATTCTGGAAGGGGCTGTTACCAACGTCACCAACTTCGGCGCGTTTGTTGATATTGGCGTGCATCAGGACGGCCTGGTGCATATCTCTTCGCTGTCGAATAAGTTCGTCGAAGATCCACACACCGTGGTGAAAGCGGGCGACATTGTGAAGGTGAAAGTGCTGGAAGTGGACCTGCAACGTAAGCGTATCGCGCTGACCATGCGTCTGGACGAGCAGCCAGGTGAAACCAATGCGCGCCGCGGCGGTGGGAATAACGATCGCACTCAGGGCAATCGCCCGGCACCAAAAGCCGCGAAACCGCGTGGCCGTGACGCCCAGCCTGCGGGCAACAGCGCCATGATGGATGCGCTGGCGGCGGCAATGGGTAAAAAACGCTAA
- the feoA gene encoding ferrous iron transporter A: MQFTPDSAWKITGFAREISPAYRQKLLSLGMLPGSSFNVVRIAPLGDPIHIETRRVSLVLRKKDLALLEVEAVSC; this comes from the coding sequence ATGCAATTCACTCCTGACAGTGCGTGGAAAATTACCGGTTTTGCCCGTGAAATCAGCCCGGCTTATCGTCAGAAACTGTTGTCACTTGGCATGCTACCCGGCTCCTCCTTCAACGTGGTACGCATCGCCCCGCTCGGCGATCCTATCCATATCGAAACGCGTCGCGTAAGTCTGGTATTGCGTAAGAAGGATTTGGCGTTATTAGAAGTGGAAGCGGTTTCCTGTTAA
- the feoB gene encoding Fe(2+) transporter permease subunit FeoB, with amino-acid sequence MKKLTIGLIGNPNSGKTTLFNQLTGARQRVGNWAGVTVERKEGHFATTDHQVTLVDLPGTYSLTTISSQTSLDEQIACHYILSGDADLLINVVDASNLERNLYLTLQLLELGIPCIVALNMLDIAEKQQIRIDIDALSARLGCPVVPLVSTRARGIEALKLAIDRYKENDTVELVHYAQPLLQEADSLADAMAKDMPLKQRRWLGLQMLEGDIYSRAYAGDAAQNLDAAIARLSETMDDPALHIADARYQCIAAICDTVSNTLTAEPSRFTTAVDKIVLNRFLGLPIFLFVMYLMFLLAINIGGALQPLFDVGSVALFIHGIQWIGYTLHFPDWLTIFLAQGLGGGINTVLPLVPQIGMMYLFLSFLEDSGYMARAAFVMDRLMQALGLPGKSFVPLIVGFGCNVPSVMGARTLDAPRERLMTIMMAPFMSCGARLAIFAVFAAAFFGQNGALAVFSLYVLGIIMAVLTGLMLKHTIMRGEATPFVMELPVYHVPHIKSLIIQTWQRLKGFVLRAGKVIIIVSIFLSAFNSFSLSGKIVDNINDSALASVSRVITPVFKPIGVHEDNWQATVGLFTGAMAKEVVVGTLNTLYTAENIQEEEFNPADFHLGDELLSAVDETWQSLKDTFSLSVLANPIEASKGDGEMATGAMGVMGEKFGSAAAAYSYLIFVLLYVPCISVMGAIARESSRGWMSFSILWGLNIAYSLSTLFYQTVSYKEHPTYSLVCILAVILFNIVLLGLLRRARSRVDLALLATNRTASSCCSSTTGDCH; translated from the coding sequence ATGAAAAAACTAACCATTGGTTTAATTGGTAATCCTAATTCCGGCAAGACAACCTTATTCAACCAGCTCACCGGCGCGCGCCAGCGTGTAGGCAACTGGGCTGGCGTTACCGTTGAGCGTAAAGAAGGTCATTTCGCCACGACGGACCATCAGGTCACGCTGGTGGATTTACCCGGCACCTATTCTCTGACGACAATCTCATCCCAAACCTCTCTCGATGAACAGATTGCCTGCCACTACATTTTAAGCGGTGACGCGGATCTCTTGATCAACGTGGTTGATGCTTCAAACCTTGAGCGCAACCTCTACCTGACGTTGCAACTGCTTGAGCTGGGCATCCCCTGCATCGTCGCGCTGAACATGCTGGATATTGCTGAAAAGCAGCAAATCCGTATCGATATCGACGCCCTCTCCGCTCGTCTTGGCTGCCCGGTGGTTCCGCTGGTTTCCACCCGCGCTCGCGGCATTGAAGCGCTGAAGCTGGCGATCGATCGCTACAAAGAGAACGACACCGTCGAGCTGGTCCATTATGCCCAGCCGTTGTTGCAGGAAGCGGATTCCCTCGCCGATGCGATGGCCAAAGATATGCCGCTTAAACAACGCCGCTGGCTGGGCCTGCAGATGCTGGAAGGCGATATCTACAGCCGCGCTTACGCCGGTGATGCCGCACAAAACCTTGATGCCGCCATTGCGCGTCTGAGCGAGACAATGGACGATCCGGCTCTGCATATCGCCGATGCGCGCTATCAGTGTATTGCCGCTATCTGCGATACCGTCAGTAACACCCTGACGGCAGAGCCGAGCCGTTTCACCACCGCAGTAGATAAAATCGTCCTTAACCGCTTCCTCGGTCTGCCGATTTTCCTGTTCGTGATGTACCTGATGTTCCTGCTCGCCATCAACATTGGTGGCGCACTGCAACCGTTGTTTGACGTTGGCTCCGTAGCGCTCTTTATCCATGGTATTCAGTGGATTGGCTACACGCTGCACTTCCCGGACTGGCTTACCATCTTCCTGGCCCAGGGCCTTGGCGGCGGGATTAACACCGTGCTGCCGTTGGTACCACAAATCGGCATGATGTACCTGTTCCTCTCCTTCCTTGAAGACTCCGGCTACATGGCGCGCGCCGCGTTTGTGATGGATCGTCTGATGCAGGCGCTGGGACTGCCGGGCAAATCGTTTGTTCCGCTGATTGTCGGTTTTGGCTGTAACGTGCCGTCCGTGATGGGCGCACGTACGCTGGACGCACCGCGTGAGCGTTTGATGACCATCATGATGGCGCCGTTTATGTCCTGTGGCGCACGTCTGGCGATTTTCGCCGTCTTCGCCGCAGCGTTCTTTGGTCAGAACGGCGCGCTGGCGGTCTTCTCACTGTACGTGCTGGGTATCATTATGGCAGTGTTGACCGGTCTGATGCTCAAGCACACCATCATGCGTGGCGAAGCAACGCCGTTCGTGATGGAGCTGCCGGTGTACCACGTGCCGCACATTAAGAGTCTGATCATTCAGACCTGGCAACGCCTGAAAGGCTTCGTTCTGCGCGCGGGTAAGGTCATCATCATCGTTAGCATTTTCCTCAGCGCGTTTAACAGTTTCTCGCTGAGTGGAAAAATCGTCGACAACATCAACGACTCTGCTTTGGCCTCCGTTAGCCGCGTCATTACCCCAGTCTTCAAGCCGATTGGCGTTCACGAAGATAACTGGCAGGCAACCGTAGGTCTGTTCACCGGCGCAATGGCGAAAGAAGTGGTTGTCGGTACGCTGAACACGCTCTATACCGCAGAAAACATTCAGGAAGAAGAATTCAACCCGGCAGATTTCCACCTCGGTGATGAGCTGCTCAGCGCGGTGGATGAAACCTGGCAAAGCCTGAAAGACACCTTCAGCCTGAGCGTTCTGGCTAACCCTATCGAAGCCAGCAAGGGTGACGGTGAAATGGCTACCGGCGCAATGGGCGTGATGGGCGAGAAATTTGGCAGCGCCGCCGCCGCGTACAGCTATCTGATTTTTGTTCTGCTGTATGTACCGTGCATTTCAGTGATGGGCGCTATCGCACGTGAATCCAGCCGTGGCTGGATGAGCTTCTCAATTCTGTGGGGCCTGAACATCGCCTATTCTCTGTCAACGCTGTTTTATCAGACGGTCAGCTACAAAGAGCACCCGACCTACAGCCTGGTGTGCATTTTAGCGGTCATCTTGTTTAACATCGTGTTGCTGGGCCTGCTGCGTCGAGCCCGCAGCCGCGTCGACCTCGCGCTGCTGGCGACCAACAGAACGGCGAGTTCCTGTTGTTCCAGCACTACTGGCGATTGCCACTAA
- the feoC gene encoding [Fe-S]-dependent transcriptional repressor FeoC, translated as MASLIQVRDLLALRGRMEATQISHTLHTPQPMIDAMLNQLEKMGKAVRIQEDADGCLSGSCKSCPEGKACLREWWALR; from the coding sequence ATGGCATCGCTTATTCAGGTTCGTGATTTATTGGCTTTGCGGGGACGCATGGAGGCGACACAAATTAGCCACACGCTGCACACCCCGCAGCCCATGATCGACGCCATGCTGAATCAGTTAGAAAAAATGGGCAAAGCGGTGCGGATTCAGGAAGATGCCGACGGGTGCCTTTCCGGAAGCTGCAAAAGCTGCCCGGAAGGTAAAGCCTGCCTGCGCGAGTGGTGGGCTTTACGTTAA
- a CDS encoding Rpn family recombination-promoting nuclease/putative transposase yields the protein MNTDTSTTPHDAIFKTFLNHPATARDFLQLHLPDSLQKLCDLKTLQLESGSFIEDDLRAYYSDVLWSLKTREGDGYIYTIIEHQSTADAHMAFRLMRYAIAVMHRHLAAGHKKLPLVIPMLFYHGSASPYPYSLCWLDEFDDPESARQLYSTAFPLIDITVVPDDEIMQHRRMALLELIQKHIRKRDLMGLVEKLAILLVKGHANDNQLKALFNYLMQAGNTAHFGEFLHEVAERLPQHKEKLMTIAERLRQEGHLNGLQEGHRKGLKEGLQEGLQTGLQQGKREEALRIASTMQADGIDPLTIFRITGLTAEDLATRSH from the coding sequence ATGAATACTGACACTTCTACTACTCCGCATGACGCGATTTTCAAAACGTTCTTGAACCACCCGGCGACCGCACGCGACTTTCTTCAGCTCCATCTTCCTGACTCTTTGCAAAAACTGTGCGATCTGAAAACGCTACAACTGGAATCTGGCAGCTTTATTGAGGACGATTTGCGCGCGTACTACTCTGATGTGCTGTGGTCGTTAAAAACGCGCGAAGGCGATGGCTATATTTACACCATCATTGAGCATCAGAGCACCGCCGATGCCCATATGGCGTTTCGGCTAATGCGCTATGCCATTGCGGTAATGCATCGTCATTTGGCTGCAGGCCACAAGAAACTCCCGCTGGTAATACCCATGCTTTTTTATCATGGCTCAGCAAGCCCATACCCCTACTCACTTTGTTGGCTGGACGAATTTGATGACCCAGAATCCGCCAGACAACTTTATAGCACCGCATTTCCACTTATCGATATCACCGTGGTGCCCGATGACGAGATCATGCAGCATCGCCGGATGGCGCTGCTGGAGCTCATCCAAAAACATATTCGTAAACGCGATTTGATGGGTCTGGTAGAAAAGCTGGCCATCCTGCTTGTTAAAGGACACGCTAATGACAACCAGTTGAAAGCCTTGTTTAATTATTTAATGCAGGCCGGGAACACCGCACATTTTGGCGAGTTTCTTCATGAAGTCGCCGAGCGTTTACCCCAACATAAGGAAAAGTTGATGACTATCGCCGAAAGATTACGTCAGGAAGGGCACCTTAATGGTCTTCAGGAAGGTCATAGAAAAGGGTTAAAAGAGGGGTTACAAGAGGGATTACAAACGGGTCTGCAACAAGGTAAACGAGAGGAAGCTTTACGTATTGCATCAACCATGCAGGCTGATGGTATAGACCCACTGACCATCTTCAGAATTACCGGCCTGACCGCTGAGGATCTGGCTACGCGTAGTCATTAA
- the bioH gene encoding pimeloyl-ACP methyl ester esterase BioH: MNDIWWQTQGSGNCHLVLLHGWGLNAQVWHCISEELSSHFTLHLVDLPGFGRSQGFGAMSLEEMAERVLQQAPEKAIWLGWSLGGLVASQVALTHPERVQALVTVASSPCFSARDEWPGIKPEVLAGFQQQLSEDFQRTVERFLALQTMGTETARQDARALKKTVLALPMPDVEVLNGGLEILKTVDLRESLCAVEMPFLRMYGYLDGLVPRKVVPMLDALWPQSESLVFAKAAHAPFISHPAEFCSALVALKQRL, translated from the coding sequence ATGAATGACATCTGGTGGCAGACCCAGGGTTCGGGAAATTGCCATCTTGTGCTGCTGCACGGATGGGGACTGAATGCGCAAGTGTGGCATTGCATAAGTGAGGAACTGAGCTCGCATTTTACGCTGCATCTTGTCGACTTACCGGGATTTGGTCGTAGCCAGGGTTTCGGTGCAATGTCGCTGGAAGAGATGGCTGAGCGGGTATTGCAACAGGCACCGGAGAAAGCTATCTGGCTCGGCTGGAGTCTGGGCGGGCTAGTCGCAAGCCAGGTGGCGTTAACGCATCCTGAACGTGTTCAGGCGCTGGTGACCGTTGCATCTTCCCCTTGCTTTAGCGCGCGGGATGAGTGGCCGGGTATCAAGCCAGAAGTGCTGGCAGGCTTCCAGCAGCAGTTGAGCGAAGATTTCCAGCGTACGGTGGAGCGTTTTCTGGCGTTGCAAACGATGGGCACGGAAACCGCGCGTCAGGATGCGCGAGCGCTGAAGAAAACGGTGCTGGCTTTACCCATGCCGGACGTCGAGGTGCTTAATGGCGGGCTGGAGATCCTGAAAACGGTCGATCTGCGTGAGTCGCTGTGCGCGGTGGAGATGCCTTTTCTGCGGATGTACGGCTATCTTGACGGGCTGGTTCCGCGCAAAGTCGTTCCAATGCTGGATGCCCTGTGGCCGCAAAGCGAGTCGTTGGTGTTTGCCAAAGCGGCGCATGCGCCGTTTATCTCGCATCCTGCCGAGTTCTGCTCTGCGCTGGTCGCGTTGAAGCAGCGGTTATAA
- the gntX gene encoding DNA utilization protein GntX has product MLTVPGLCWLCRMPLTLGHWGICSVCTRATRQHGSLCPQCGLPAAHTVVPCGRCLQKPPPWQRLVTVSDYVPPLSGLIHQLKFSRRSEMACALSRLLLLEVLQARRVSGLPLPDRLVSVPLWQRRHWRRGFNQSDLLCRPLARWLGCDWDGQAITRIRATATQHHLSARLRKRNLKNAFRLELPVQGLHMVIVDDVVTTGSTVAEIAQLLLRNGAATVQVWCLCRTL; this is encoded by the coding sequence ATGCTAACAGTACCAGGATTGTGCTGGCTATGCCGAATGCCCCTGACGTTAGGGCATTGGGGGATTTGCTCGGTTTGCACGCGGGCAACGCGTCAGCACGGCAGCCTGTGCCCTCAATGTGGACTCCCTGCCGCTCATACCGTTGTTCCCTGCGGGCGCTGCCTGCAAAAACCACCGCCGTGGCAGCGGCTGGTCACCGTCAGCGACTATGTTCCACCGTTGAGCGGTCTTATCCACCAGCTCAAGTTTTCACGACGCAGCGAAATGGCCTGCGCCCTTTCACGTTTACTGTTGCTGGAGGTATTACAGGCCCGGCGCGTCAGCGGTCTTCCTCTGCCGGACAGACTCGTCAGCGTCCCGCTCTGGCAACGACGGCACTGGCGCAGAGGATTTAATCAGAGCGATTTACTGTGTCGCCCGCTGGCTCGCTGGCTAGGCTGCGACTGGGACGGTCAAGCCATTACACGGATTCGGGCGACCGCCACGCAGCACCATCTCAGTGCCCGATTACGTAAACGTAACCTGAAAAATGCCTTTCGCCTTGAATTGCCAGTGCAGGGACTCCATATGGTTATTGTGGATGATGTCGTCACTACCGGAAGTACCGTCGCGGAAATCGCGCAGCTGCTTTTACGCAACGGCGCGGCGACTGTCCAGGTATGGTGCCTGTGTCGAACCTTGTAG
- the nfuA gene encoding Fe-S biogenesis protein NfuA — protein MIHISDAAQAHFAKLLANQEEGTQIRVFVINPGTPNAECGVSYCPPDAVEATDTAIKFDLLTAYVDELSAPYLEDAEIDFVTDQLGSQLTLKAPNAKMRKVADDAPLMERVEYMLQSQINPQLAGHGGRVSLMEITDEGYAILQFGGGCNGCSMVDVTLKEGIEKQLLAEFPELKGVRDLTEHQRGEHSYY, from the coding sequence ATGATCCATATTTCCGATGCTGCACAAGCGCACTTTGCCAAACTGCTGGCAAATCAGGAAGAAGGGACACAAATCCGCGTATTTGTGATTAATCCCGGCACGCCTAACGCTGAATGCGGCGTTTCTTATTGTCCGCCGGACGCCGTGGAAGCAACCGACACCGCCATTAAATTTGACCTGCTGACCGCATATGTTGATGAACTGAGCGCACCGTATCTGGAAGATGCAGAAATCGATTTCGTTACCGACCAGTTAGGCTCCCAGCTGACTCTGAAAGCACCAAACGCCAAAATGCGTAAAGTTGCCGATGATGCGCCGCTGATGGAACGCGTAGAATACATGCTGCAATCGCAGATCAACCCGCAGCTGGCAGGCCACGGTGGCCGCGTCTCTCTGATGGAAATCACCGATGAAGGCTACGCCATTCTTCAGTTTGGCGGCGGCTGTAACGGCTGTTCAATGGTAGATGTCACGCTGAAAGAAGGTATCGAGAAGCAGCTGCTGGCTGAATTCCCTGAACTGAAAGGCGTTCGCGATTTAACCGAACACCAGCGCGGCGAGCACTCTTACTACTAA
- the gntT gene encoding gluconate transporter, whose amino-acid sequence MPLVIVAIGVILLLLLMIRFKMNGFIALVLVALAVGLMQGMPLDKVIGSIKAGVGGTLGSLALIMGFGAMLGKMLADCGGAQRIATTLIAKFGKKHIQWAVVLTGFTVGFALFYEVGFVLMLPLVFTIAAAANIPLLYVGVPMAAALSVTHGFLPPHPGPTAIATIFHADMGKTLLFGTILAIPTVILAGPVYARFLKGIDKPIPEGLYSAKTFTEEEMPGFGVSVWTSLVPVILMAMRAVAEMILPKGHAFLTVAEFLGDPVMATLIAVLIAMFTFGLNRGRSMDQINDTLVSSIKIIAMMLLIIGGGGAFKQVLVDSGVDKYIASMMHGSNVSPLLMAWSIAAVLRIALGSATVAAITAGGIVAPLIATTGVSPELMVIAVGSGSVIFSHVNDPGFWLFKEYFNLTIGETIKSWSMLETIISVCGLVGCLLLGMVV is encoded by the coding sequence ATGCCATTAGTCATCGTTGCTATCGGTGTAATCTTGTTACTCCTCCTGATGATCCGTTTCAAAATGAACGGCTTCATCGCTCTCGTCCTGGTGGCGCTTGCTGTCGGATTGATGCAAGGGATGCCACTGGATAAAGTCATCGGTTCGATTAAAGCCGGCGTCGGCGGAACCCTTGGCAGCCTCGCCCTGATTATGGGTTTTGGCGCCATGCTGGGCAAAATGCTGGCGGACTGCGGCGGCGCACAGCGCATCGCAACCACCCTGATTGCTAAATTCGGCAAAAAACATATTCAGTGGGCGGTGGTATTAACCGGCTTCACCGTCGGTTTTGCCCTGTTCTACGAAGTCGGCTTCGTGCTGATGCTGCCGCTGGTGTTCACCATCGCCGCTGCTGCCAACATCCCGCTGCTGTACGTTGGCGTGCCGATGGCTGCTGCGCTGTCCGTAACGCACGGCTTCCTGCCACCGCACCCGGGTCCAACCGCCATTGCCACTATTTTCCACGCAGATATGGGTAAAACCTTGCTGTTTGGTACGATTCTGGCAATCCCGACCGTTATTCTCGCCGGTCCGGTGTACGCCCGCTTCCTGAAAGGCATTGATAAGCCAATCCCGGAAGGTCTGTACAGCGCGAAAACCTTTACTGAAGAAGAGATGCCTGGCTTTGGCGTCAGCGTCTGGACCTCTCTGGTACCGGTTATCCTGATGGCAATGCGCGCCGTGGCGGAGATGATTCTGCCAAAAGGTCATGCTTTCCTGACGGTTGCAGAGTTCCTCGGTGACCCGGTCATGGCAACGCTTATCGCGGTGCTGATTGCGATGTTCACTTTTGGTCTGAACCGTGGGCGTTCGATGGATCAGATCAACGACACGCTGGTGTCCTCAATCAAAATCATCGCGATGATGCTGTTGATCATCGGTGGTGGCGGTGCCTTTAAACAGGTTCTGGTTGATAGCGGCGTGGACAAATACATCGCTTCAATGATGCACGGCTCTAACGTGTCTCCATTGCTGATGGCATGGTCTATCGCGGCGGTACTGCGTATCGCGCTGGGTTCCGCAACCGTTGCTGCAATTACTGCAGGTGGGATTGTCGCGCCGCTGATTGCCACGACTGGCGTAAGCCCCGAGCTGATGGTTATTGCAGTCGGTTCCGGCTCCGTCATTTTCTCCCACGTGAACGACCCAGGCTTCTGGCTGTTCAAGGAGTATTTCAACCTGACCATCGGTGAGACCATCAAGTCATGGTCAATGCTGGAAACCATTATCTCCGTCTGCGGTCTGGTAGGTTGTCTGCTGCTGGGTATGGTGGTTTAA